The Arthrobacter sp. D5-1 genome segment GAGGAATAGCCGGGATTGGACCGGTTGTAGCAGTCAGCATCGCCGTATTCCAGAGCGTAGACCGGGGGCATCATCGGCTTTCCGGTCAGCGTGGTGTAGGCACCCAATGACTGCTTGTAGTCGCCCACGAAGTAGTAGGCGTCAAATCGCCTTTCCTCATGTGTGGTGGTGGGCTGGCCGCCGAAGTTGTAGGAGCCGCGGGCAAAGGTGTCACGCAGGACGCCGTAGCCGTTGGAGGACATGTAGTACGGCACGGCGTTGGGGTAACCGTCGTCGTCCCAGTCGAAGTTCTTGGCGATGTTGATCAGGGCGCCGGTGTGCACGGAGCGGCCGTTCTGCATACCGCCACCGATGAACTGCTCCCCATCCTGCTGGGCAAGGTGCTGGGTGGCGGAGTTGGAGCCGAAGGTGATGGGTGCGGATTCTTCAAGGACCAGTGAGCCATCAGCCCGGATGACGCGGAGTTGGGTGGTGGCTTTGTTGATCCCGACGCTGATCTTTGCGGTCTTCAGGACCAGCCAATCACCGTCAGTGACAGCAGGCGTGACGCCTGGGAACTTGTCTTTGCCCACCACGATGTTGGCGGTCCTGGCCGGGTCGCCTTGGTCCGTGTTGGCGGGGTCCGTGAACGTCCCACTGGGGTCAGCTTCCAAGCGGAAGTTGCCGTCGTCCAGGAACGTGACGCGAATGGCGCCCTTCTCGGTGGAAAGGTCTACGACGTTGCCGGCTTGGGTAAAGCCCGTCACCGCGCCGAGAGGTACTCCGGCGGCGTCGACTGGTACTTCGGGAGTCACGGATTTGATCGCAGCGGGATCGCCGGGAGCGGCATTGGCAGCAGTGGCGAAGGACAGTGCGGGAATGGCTCCCGCGAGGAGTAACGATGCGAGGCCGAGTGCAGCGGCCTTCCTGGTTAGCGAACCTTTGGTGGTGCGTCCGGAGCTGTTGGGGAGAGCTCCGGACAGACCCAAGGAGGGTGCGGACATGTGGGGCCAACTTTCGACGAGTGACTTTTTGTGATCTAACTCATAGCGAAACGTGCACTAATCGTCACTGCAAAAAACCCAAAGGTCAACCGTTTCACCAAAATTGCCCACCCAACCAGGTCAGGGAGGGCCCGGCAGAGCGGCGGGACTCAGTGCCCGCGGATGATCCTGCGCTGCGTCGCAACGGCGATGGCAGCCGTGCGGTTATCCACCCCGAGCTTGGAGTAGATGTGCACCAAATGTGTCTTCACAGTGGCCTCGGAAATGAAGAGTTGCTTGGCCATAGCCCTGTTGCTCATGCCGGTCGCCAGCAGTTCCAGTAATTGGACTTCCCTGCCGCTGAGCGCCGGCGACGGGTTCCGGATACGCCCCATGAGCCGCGCCGCAACCTCCGGTGCCAGCGCGGTCTGCCCGGCAGCCGCGGACAGGACGGCCTGCCGGATCTGCTCCGGCGGGGCATCCTTCAGCATGTAACCGCTGGCGCCCGCTTCCACCGCGGACAGGATGTCCGCGTCGGTGTCGTAAGTCGTCAGAATCAGAACGGGAGGCGGGGGACTCCCGGCCTCACCCGCCTTGATCTTCTCCGTAGCCGTCACGCCATCCATGCCGCTGCCCATCTGCAGGTCCATGAGCACCAGGTCCACAGGCTCTCCGAGGGTGTTGAGCTTGCTGAGTTCCACCAGGGCAGCATCACCGTCGGATGCCTCCGCAACAACCGTCACTCCCGGGAAATCCGCCAGCATGGCGCGGAGGCCGGCCCTGACCACGGGATGGTCGTCCACCAAGAGGATGCGGATGTCACTCATGAAACACCTTCGTCTGCCGGAAGCGGCACCCGAACGGCCACTACAGTCCCCTCGCCAGGCGCCGACTCAATCTCCAGTCTGCCGTTCAGCGCGGCCAGTCTCTCGCGCAAACTTTGAAGCCCGACGCCGGTGCCGTCGCCACGCACTGTACCGGCCGCCGTCGACGGTTCGAAACCTTTGCCGTCGTCGAAAACGTCCAAGGTCACCTCAGCGCCAAGAAAGGACAGAGTCACGACGGCGGCACGTGCGTGGGCGTGTGCCCACACGTTCGCGAGGGAAGCCTGGGCGGCCCGGAGCAGGGTGGTCTGGTAGGTGTTGGGCAGCTCCACAGGCGTACCCACCAGCTCGAAGCGGCAGCGCAACGCCGTACCCCGGGCAGCGGCCTCGGTCTCGGTCTTGTCGCAGAGCCGGCGCAGGGTGTCCACCAGGCCGGACTGCTCCAGATCGGGCGACCGCAGGCCGCGGACAAAACTCCGTGCTTCGGCAAGGTTGGTGGACGCTGTGTCCTGGACAATCCTCAACCGTTCCTTGGCTGCCTGCGGATCCCCGTCATCAAGGGCTTTCTCCGCGGACCTGCCCATCAGGATGATGCTGGAAAATCCCTGGGCCAGGGTGTCGTGTATTTCGCGGGCCAGCCGTTCACGTTCAGCAAGCATGCCGGCGTCGTGCTGGGTTTGCGCGAGTTCAGCGCGTGTACGGCGAAGGTCGTCGGCAACAGTGCGCTGGTTCTCGGCTTCCAGGAACAACGCACGGTACGCCAGCCCGGTGACCACGGCGAAGCCAGCCCCGAACACCGGCCCCAGAACCATCGCCAGCTGCAGGCCACCGTCAACCGACCCCCGGCTATGGAACCACAATGCTCCGATCAGCAGGATGGTGCTGAGCGCAATCGCCGGGAGTGCCAGCCGCCGGGGGAGAAGGTGGAGTTGGACGAAGAACAGGGGAAAGGCTACCCAGGCGAAGTCACCGCTGACCAAAAGGAGCAGCAGCCACAGGATCATCACAGCGCCTAGCCACCACCGCGCATACGGCGTGGGGTTGAAGCGGGAGGCATCGCTGGCGTAGCGCTTCTCAAGGATTGTGCCAGCCAGATACACCGCGGCCAGTAGTGCCGAGAGTCCCAGACCCGCTGCCATGGCCACGGGTGTTGGAGGCGACCCGGCAACTCCTACACCTGTCAGCAAACGTACGACGGCCACCAGCAGCAGCACCGCGAAGCCGACGTGCAG includes the following:
- a CDS encoding sensor histidine kinase, which encodes MQSTGAATILRVLRVCLHVGFAVLLLVAVVRLLTGVGVAGSPPTPVAMAAGLGLSALLAAVYLAGTILEKRYASDASRFNPTPYARWWLGAVMILWLLLLLVSGDFAWVAFPLFFVQLHLLPRRLALPAIALSTILLIGALWFHSRGSVDGGLQLAMVLGPVFGAGFAVVTGLAYRALFLEAENQRTVADDLRRTRAELAQTQHDAGMLAERERLAREIHDTLAQGFSSIILMGRSAEKALDDGDPQAAKERLRIVQDTASTNLAEARSFVRGLRSPDLEQSGLVDTLRRLCDKTETEAAARGTALRCRFELVGTPVELPNTYQTTLLRAAQASLANVWAHAHARAAVVTLSFLGAEVTLDVFDDGKGFEPSTAAGTVRGDGTGVGLQSLRERLAALNGRLEIESAPGEGTVVAVRVPLPADEGVS
- a CDS encoding response regulator transcription factor, producing MSDIRILLVDDHPVVRAGLRAMLADFPGVTVVAEASDGDAALVELSKLNTLGEPVDLVLMDLQMGSGMDGVTATEKIKAGEAGSPPPPVLILTTYDTDADILSAVEAGASGYMLKDAPPEQIRQAVLSAAAGQTALAPEVAARLMGRIRNPSPALSGREVQLLELLATGMSNRAMAKQLFISEATVKTHLVHIYSKLGVDNRTAAIAVATQRRIIRGH